Sequence from the Pagrus major chromosome 15, Pma_NU_1.0 genome:
TGCATCACTCACTCTCTCGTCTTTCTCCCCTATTCTGAGCCACTTCCACACCAGTCTctggatgattgatgcatcatgtagccaatgagagtTCAAATCCAGCAAcatatatagtttatattgttttttaaagccctaaaccTGGAATGTATGCTGCATATAAAACTACTTACATGTGTAACACTCGTGTATTCCTgctaataggggcagttactggtcatctgcaggcttatttttgcattgaaAACTTTAGacaagaataataaataaataatttagtaCATGCATTTTCAGGATTGGTAACAGGTTAAACATTCCCCTATtaacttttgttatttttcaggCAGATGCAACCCAAACCCTTGCCTCAACAatggtgtgtgtgaggagaaaaagggcaaaaaaggcaaaatcaAATGTGATTGTCCCAGACCTTTCAAGGGAAAGAGATGCGAGAAAGGTTTGAAAAAGTATTTCCTTTTCCCATGCTGTTGTTGGACTGCAGACTGGtcatatatgtaaatatataattagcaaaaatgtattcaaactgTTGTGTTATCACCTCAGGTCCAAAACATTGTTCGAGAGGTAGATGTGGGCGTGGTGAATGTGTGCTGATTTCAACTCCTCCATTCTTTGAGTGCAAGTGCAAGGAGCCCTTCCAGCCTCCACACTGCAGAACTGGTAAGGAGTATTTATTTGTCCAAACATGACAGTATACCAATTTTTCACAAGTTTTTACAGCTTCCCTTATCGCAAGCTTTCACTGTTTTTCTCCAAAGTTTCACTGTGTGAGCCTAACCCATGTAAGAATAATGGAACATGCGTCAAGGATGGTAATGACTTTGACTGCCAGTGCCCTCTGGGGTACAGAGGACGTTTCTGCCATGTTGGTAAATACTACCCCCGGCATTATTGATTTCCTTTTCCctgctcatcatcatcacagctCATATATTGACTCAGTGTGGTATATTTCTCAGGCCCAGATGACTGCTACGTAGATGATGGAGAGTCATACCATGGCAATGTGAGTGAGACAGCTGATGGTCATGAATGCCTCTACTGGAACTCTCACTTCATCCTGGAGCAAGGAACCGATCCCTTTGACTCCTTCGAGGACAAAGATGGACTTGGCCCTCACAACTTCTGCAGGtcaggagaaaataaatgtgtgcatTCAAATGGCAGAGGGCACCCTCAAGATGACGCTCACTCGCACTTTATATGACACAGAAACCCAGACGGAGATGCGATGCCGTGGTGTTTCTTCAGAAGAGGCCGCAAGTTGTTGTGGGACTACTGTGATGTGACAGAGTGTCCTGAACCAACAGGTCAGGTTGAAAGCTTCATACAATTTTCTGATTGTGAATGCGATCCAAAAAATTGCTATCTTCTGATATGTTCTTGATGTATTTTCAGGTGTGGCGCCAACTGGTGTTGTCCCTCCAGGCCCTGATCCCACTGCTCCAAAGCCCCAACCTACATCATCTCAGCCTTCAACACCTCAACCCACAACAGTCCCCAAGCCAGCGACCACCGTACCCCCAACAACTGAGAATCCCAGCCAGGCTCCACAACCTTCTTCTACCACCCCTGGTGCTTCTGTCATTCCCAGTGCCACCCCTCCATCACAACAGTTCTCCACCTGTGGGATGGCTCAGCCAAAAAAACCCATTACCCGAATCTTAGGTGGTCTGAAGGTCTCTCCCGGGTCTATACCCTGGCAGGTGTCCGTTCAAGTTAGACCACAGAACTCCAACCTGCCGTTCAAACACACGTGTGGAGGAGTTCTCATCGAGAGCTGCTGGGTACTGACAGCTGGACACTGCATGTAAGCACAATCATAATGAATCTGACAAATCACCAAACATTGGCTGTATAAGGAATAGCTTTTCACATGTGGACTTAATCTTTTGCTTGTGTTTTAATAGTGAACCAAACAAGGACATGGAAGTGGCTATGGGAGGTCTGTCACTGAATATGGACGAACCCACAGAGCAAATCCTAAGAGTTGAAGAGGCTATTAGACATGAGAACTACAGGGAGACTCCTTCAGCTGTTTATAACGACATAGGtgatccatctctctctctcattttatATAACGTAAGCACTGATACTTGAATTTAATATCTTAATCAAATAATTAATGTATCTTGAGCATTTTAGTTAACTAAGGTTGGTAAGGATATAACTGATGAAATACGCAGTGTCCAAAGTTCATAAAGTAAACTCTAAAACTAGTAAAAAGTAGAAGTAATGAGATTCTGatgtaaaaatacaagaaattaAGTACTTAtcatttaattttatgttttgttgtgactTTATATCCAAACTGCACCAAGGCTTGTTGAGGCTGAATGGTACCAACGGAGTTTGTGCCATTGAGACGCAGTTTGTGAAGACAGCCTGTCTGCCTGATGCTCAGCTGCCTGATGGGATCGAGTGTAAAATTTCTGGATGGGGTGTCACTGAGGAATGTAAGGTCACTTTCGCATATTCAGCCTCAATATAAAAGCCATCATTTTTTCATACAgattgtttggtttggtttagagGCAAGTGAGGGTTGAACGTTTGTTAGTTTGAAGCAGTGGTTCCAAACCTTCTGGTCTGAGGTACACAGCCCTATCTGATAACAATCACGTACCCCCTCACTTGATTCTCATCTATCATATTCCAAAATTATATTGTTGTGGTAATTTTTCATACAATGGAACAATACTTATGTGTGTGGTCAGCAATCCTACTACAACTGCTGAATGTTTCAACTGTTGACTACTTTTAGTGAACTATTTTCTACCTTTTATTCATTACTGTTCACTAACTATTTCAGCAATGTATCCATTTCTTTTAGCTATTTTAATCATGTATCCATTAGCTACTTTAAGCTAATTATTTTTACCTggtatattattttatttcatatattataaCAGATTAGGCTATCCTATTTTTATGTAGCCTTCCTATTTAACTCACATTGGCACAATTGCAACATATAGTGTTCAGGTGTTACAGCTGACCTTGTATGTGGATATATTCTTTTAACCACAccataatttctgttttttaaattagttgATCTCTTACACAATCTTTCTAGGTAACCCTATTCTCTGGCAGCTGTATCCCTGAATGAATCACTGGTTTAAAGGACACTTTaaccctgaaaaacaaacaaacatttttttcctccttgtcTCTGCAGTTCAATATGGTTCTAACCACTTGCTGTCGGCCAATGTACTGCTGATCAACCAGGAAAAGTGCATGGAGCCTGTTGTTTATGGCGCTGTCCTGGATAATACTATGTTCTGTGCTGGCCACCTGCAGGGAGGGGTGGATTCCTGCCAGGTCAGTAGAGGAAACTTGCTTGTTAAGTGCATGCTATAATTCAAAATATGTGCATATCTGTAGtcttaaaatgtttgtgtgcgCCAGTGCATTTGCTTTGTGGTCAGCAGTTTGCTCTTGTTTCAGGGTGACTCTGGAGGACCATTGACTTGTAAGCAAAATGGTACCAGCGTTGTTTATGGTAT
This genomic interval carries:
- the LOC141009285 gene encoding hyaluronan-binding protein 2-like, with the protein product MNLKLLFVCLFLAALVIPAELKPRHKKLHHRDRHDHVQQGMGHGPGHHRRGKAKYDDIIKDVFFEIIDVVTGGDDDDEDEESHADWLSELQEPEGRCNPNPCLNNGVCEEKKGKKGKIKCDCPRPFKGKRCEKGPKHCSRGRCGRGECVLISTPPFFECKCKEPFQPPHCRTVSLCEPNPCKNNGTCVKDGNDFDCQCPLGYRGRFCHVGPDDCYVDDGESYHGNVSETADGHECLYWNSHFILEQGTDPFDSFEDKDGLGPHNFCRNPDGDAMPWCFFRRGRKLLWDYCDVTECPEPTGVAPTGVVPPGPDPTAPKPQPTSSQPSTPQPTTVPKPATTVPPTTENPSQAPQPSSTTPGASVIPSATPPSQQFSTCGMAQPKKPITRILGGLKVSPGSIPWQVSVQVRPQNSNLPFKHTCGGVLIESCWVLTAGHCIEPNKDMEVAMGGLSLNMDEPTEQILRVEEAIRHENYRETPSAVYNDIGLLRLNGTNGVCAIETQFVKTACLPDAQLPDGIECKISGWGVTEEFQYGSNHLLSANVLLINQEKCMEPVVYGAVLDNTMFCAGHLQGGVDSCQGDSGGPLTCKQNGTSVVYGIVSWGDQCGMKNKPGVYTRVTTFLDWIKSKTQAASP